A single bacterium DNA region contains:
- a CDS encoding aldehyde dehydrogenase family protein, whose product MTDPKLPPAKLFIGGEWTAPEGGKTFATENPAVEETLCEVASGSPADVDRAVEAAQAAFTGKWGKTSGRDRGRILWKIADALEARIDEFALVETLDNGKPIFESRYVDVPAGVAALRYYAGWADKIHGDTFPVEGPFVFAYTLREPMGVVGAITPWNFPIIQALWKIAAALACGNTVIHKPASYTPLTALKFAELAVEAGLPAGTLNVVTGGGTAVGGSMVSHPGIAKISFTGSTEVGQGIMKQAADTVKRVTLELGGKSPNIVFADGDVDAAVKGAYNGIFYGKGEVCAAGSRLFVERQVHDELLEKLVARTERLQPGDPLHPKTRMGALVSSSQRDTVMGYVDIGKAEGAEVATGGTVADVEGKGYFMHPTILTGVDNSMRVAQEEIFGPVLVAIPFDEPEEAVALANASIYGLAAGVWTRDVGKAHRVAAQLQAGTVWINQYNWYDSGAPFGGFKQSGYGRELGKAALDYYTETKTVFVGT is encoded by the coding sequence GTGACCGACCCCAAGCTCCCGCCGGCCAAGCTCTTCATTGGCGGCGAGTGGACCGCCCCCGAGGGCGGCAAGACCTTCGCGACCGAGAATCCGGCGGTCGAGGAGACCCTCTGCGAGGTTGCCTCAGGCTCACCGGCCGACGTCGACCGCGCGGTCGAAGCCGCGCAAGCGGCATTCACCGGTAAGTGGGGAAAGACCTCCGGGCGCGACCGCGGCCGCATTCTCTGGAAGATCGCCGACGCGCTCGAAGCGCGCATCGACGAGTTCGCGCTGGTCGAGACGCTCGACAACGGCAAGCCGATCTTCGAGTCTCGCTATGTCGACGTGCCCGCGGGCGTCGCCGCGTTGCGCTACTACGCCGGCTGGGCCGACAAGATCCACGGCGACACCTTCCCGGTAGAGGGGCCGTTCGTCTTCGCCTACACCCTGCGCGAGCCGATGGGCGTGGTCGGCGCGATCACGCCCTGGAACTTCCCGATCATTCAGGCGCTGTGGAAGATCGCCGCGGCCCTGGCCTGTGGCAACACGGTCATCCACAAACCCGCGTCCTACACGCCGCTCACCGCGCTCAAGTTCGCCGAGCTCGCGGTCGAGGCGGGCCTGCCGGCCGGCACTCTCAATGTGGTCACAGGTGGCGGCACGGCGGTTGGCGGCTCGATGGTCTCCCACCCGGGGATCGCCAAGATCTCCTTTACGGGCTCGACCGAGGTCGGACAAGGCATCATGAAGCAGGCCGCCGATACCGTGAAGCGGGTCACCCTCGAGCTCGGCGGCAAGTCGCCCAACATCGTGTTCGCCGATGGCGACGTCGACGCCGCGGTCAAGGGCGCCTACAACGGCATCTTCTACGGCAAGGGCGAGGTCTGCGCGGCGGGGTCGCGGCTCTTCGTCGAGCGCCAGGTTCACGACGAGCTGCTCGAGAAGCTGGTGGCGCGAACCGAGCGGCTGCAGCCCGGCGATCCGCTCCACCCCAAGACGCGCATGGGTGCCCTGGTCTCTTCGAGCCAGCGCGACACGGTCATGGGCTACGTCGATATCGGCAAGGCGGAGGGCGCCGAGGTCGCGACCGGCGGCACCGTGGCCGACGTCGAGGGCAAGGGCTACTTCATGCACCCGACCATCTTGACCGGAGTCGACAACTCCATGCGCGTTGCCCAGGAGGAGATATTCGGCCCGGTGCTGGTGGCGATTCCGTTCGACGAGCCCGAGGAGGCGGTGGCACTGGCCAACGCCTCGATCTACGGTCTCGCCGCCGGGGTCTGGACTCGCGACGTGGGCAAGGCCCACCGGGTCGCGGCTCAGCTCCAGGCCGGCACGGTCTGGATCAACCAGTACAACTGGTATGACTCGGGAGCGCCGTTCGGCGGCTTCAAGCAAAGCGGCTACGGGCGCGAGCTCGGCAAGGCGGCGCTCGACTATTACACCGAGACCAAAACGGTCTTCGTAGGCACGTGA
- a CDS encoding thiolase family protein, giving the protein MVAPVRTPIGKFGGALASLTAADLGTAAAKACLERAGISGEAVDQTIFGHARQAGGGPNTARQISYRAAVPVERPAFTINQACGSGLQAVFDGARAILLGEAELVLAGGTESMSNTPYLLPRARWGYRLGHAELTDGMYKDGFNDPLSEMVMGETAEELANEAKHVDRAAADAYAAETQNRCQSAREKGRFEAEIVPIEVKSRKGVVTVDRDEHPRDGVKAESLAKLKPVFREGGTVTAGNASGITDAAAAILVASAAAVEKHGLEPMARLIDWEVVGVDPRIMGIGPVPAVRAIMERNQLDYDQIDRVELNEAFASQALACLEELPFARDRVNPDGGAIALGHPIGCTGARILVTLLHGLEPRDGRRGIATLCVSGGLGLAALVERIGGKTS; this is encoded by the coding sequence CTGGTAGCGCCGGTGCGCACGCCGATCGGCAAGTTCGGCGGCGCGCTGGCTTCGTTGACCGCCGCCGACCTGGGCACCGCCGCCGCCAAAGCCTGCCTCGAGCGGGCGGGGATCTCGGGCGAAGCGGTCGATCAGACCATCTTCGGCCACGCCCGCCAGGCGGGAGGCGGACCCAACACGGCCCGCCAGATCTCGTACCGAGCCGCTGTGCCGGTCGAGAGGCCGGCCTTCACGATAAACCAGGCCTGCGGCTCGGGTCTGCAGGCGGTTTTCGACGGCGCCCGGGCGATCCTGTTGGGCGAGGCCGAGCTGGTCCTGGCCGGCGGCACCGAGAGCATGTCGAACACGCCGTATCTTCTGCCTCGAGCGCGCTGGGGGTACCGGCTGGGGCACGCCGAGCTCACCGACGGCATGTACAAGGACGGTTTCAACGATCCGCTCTCGGAGATGGTCATGGGCGAGACCGCCGAGGAGCTCGCCAACGAAGCCAAGCACGTCGATCGCGCGGCTGCCGACGCCTATGCCGCCGAGACCCAGAATCGCTGCCAATCGGCCCGCGAGAAAGGCCGTTTCGAAGCCGAGATCGTTCCTATCGAGGTCAAGTCTCGAAAGGGCGTCGTCACGGTCGACCGGGACGAGCATCCGCGGGACGGGGTCAAGGCCGAGTCCCTTGCCAAGCTCAAGCCGGTGTTTCGCGAGGGCGGCACGGTGACCGCGGGCAACGCCTCGGGCATCACCGACGCCGCCGCCGCGATCCTGGTCGCCTCCGCCGCAGCGGTCGAGAAGCACGGCCTCGAGCCGATGGCCCGGCTCATCGACTGGGAGGTCGTCGGCGTCGACCCGAGGATCATGGGTATCGGCCCGGTGCCCGCGGTGCGGGCGATCATGGAGCGCAACCAACTCGACTACGACCAGATCGACCGGGTCGAGCTCAACGAGGCCTTCGCCAGTCAGGCGCTGGCGTGCCTCGAAGAGCTACCGTTCGCGCGCGACCGGGTCAACCCCGACGGCGGCGCCATCGCGCTCGGGCATCCCATCGGCTGCACCGGTGCGCGAATTCTGGTCACCCTGCTTCATGGTCTCGAGCCTCGAGACGGCCGGCGCGGCATCGCGACCCTTTGCGTGTCCGGCGGCCTGGGCCTGGCGGCTCTGGTAGAGCGAATCGGCGGAAAGACCTCGTGA